A genomic window from Carcharodon carcharias isolate sCarCar2 chromosome X, sCarCar2.pri, whole genome shotgun sequence includes:
- the pmela gene encoding premelanosome protein a isoform X2 translates to MWSDLLLLLTFIIYAAPMVASWSPNDGRRRNKENSSPRRVTGYRSWNSDLYPIWKAGDSRWHDCWKGGPISLEVNNDAPTLTGAKATFYINLKFPHNQTIQSDGEIVWAENCTLNGTQVTAGESVYPNDTWQNSDEVFPDGRPFPRIAKKKGSKFIFVWQTLGKYQQVVDGPSSLVAIDTADVPLGSYTMEVTVYHYRGRQKFIPIGKAYSQFTITDQILFSVEISQISDLNDADNSFIRNRAILFGIKLHDPSLYLKDADVSFSWNFGDGSGTLISRVHTVTHTYLSTGAFKPHVILQAAIPSTVCSTANPTIENSSPMISTVASDPTSPLPITGSSVVTPDLIVSSVNSEPTAREVTTGNTAPSQPATVEPVAVSTPVSDSPVPPSEQQPNIIPTSTGDPIPVPSSTISPVTPASDDAINAAIAVSEQAITAATPASDETINAANTVSEQAITAATPASDDAINAATPASDEAINAANTVSEQAITVATPASDETINAANIVSEQAITAVTPASDETINAANTVSEQAITAATPAFEEAINAANTVSEQAITAATPASDETINAANTVSEQAITLATPASDETINAAIAVSEQSTTVSATMLIPESETTALGANEGLMLVKRQALEDPADNCLIYRYGTFSTTINIVQGIESVEIVQISNVVPGSVAEMQQNAVDFTVTCQGSFPSEICTVVLDADCINPQQTDCSEVLPADECQLILRQFFNSSGTYCVNVSMTNAVSLAVASARVDVNPSGTPNTTEALVLVGMLLIASIIGAVAITYRKYKEYAPLQQDPSRIHTEWISDRAAVNIFLRNMFGCQQSKVSENSPLLHGCVV, encoded by the exons aTGTGGAGCGATTTGCTGTTGCTCTTGACTTTCATCATTTATGCTGCTCCTATGGTTGCCAGCT GGTCTCCTAATGATGGACGCAGAAGGAACAAAGAGAACTCTTCTCCTAGACGGGTAACTGGCTACAGGTCCTGGAATTCTGACCTTTATCCAATTTGGAAGGCTGGGGACTCCAGGTGGCATGACTGTTGGAAag GAGGACCAATTTCACTTGAAGTTAACAATGATGCCCCCACCTTAACTGGTGCTAAAGCCACATTCTACATTAACTTGAAATTCCCTCATAATCAGACCATCCAGTCTGATGGAGAGATCGTTTGGGCTGAAAACTGTACTTTGAATG GTACACAAGTAACTGCTGGTGAGTCAGTGTATCCCAATGATACATGGCAGAACAGTGATGAGGTGTTTCCAGATGGAAGACCCTTTCCAAGGATTGCTAAGAAGAAAGGATCCAAATTTATCTTTGTGTGGCAAACACTGG GGAAGTACCAGCAGGTCGTGGATGGTCCTTCCTCTCTGGTGGCTATTGACACAGCAGATGTTCCATTAGGTTCTTATACCATGGAAGTAACTGTGTATCATTATCGTGGACGTCAGAAATTCATTCCAATTGGAAAAGCTTATTCGCAGTTTACAATCACAG ACCAGATTCTATTCTCTGTTGAGATTTCACAGATTAGTGATCTCAATGATGCTGACAACAGTTTCATACGGAACCGGGCCATCCTGTTTGGAATTAAACTCCACGACCCTAGCCTATATTTAAAAGATGCTGATGTCAGCTTCTCCTGGAATTTTGGAGATGGAAGTGGTACCCTAATTTCCCGGGtccatacagtgacacacacctacCTCTCAACAGGAGCATTCAAACCACATGTAATCCTCCAGGCTGCCATCCCATCAACTGTGTGCAGCACAGCCAATCCAACTATTGAGAATTCAAGTCCAATGATCTCAACTGTAGCTTCTGACCCCACATCACCTCTACCTATCACAGGATCCTCTGTtgtgacccctgatctgattgtttCCTCAGTAAATAGCGAGCCTACTGCACGGGAGGTTACTACAG GAAATACAGCTCCTTCTCAGCCAGCAACAGTTGAACCTGTAGCTGTATCTACTCCAGTGTCTGATTCCCCAGTACCACCTTCTGAGCAGCAGCCAAACATAATCCCCACTTCCACAGGAGACCCTATTCCAGTTCCTTCTTCCACCATCAGTCCTGTAACCCCTGCCTCCGATGATGCAATAAATGCCGCAATTGCTGTCTCAGAACAAGCTATAACTGCGGCAACCCCTGCCTCTGATGAAACTATAAATGCAGCAAACACTGTCTCAGAACAAGCTATAACTGCGGCAACCCCTGCCTCTGATGACGCTATAAATGCAGCAACCCCTGCCTCTGATGAAGCTATAAATGCGGCAAACACTGTCTCAGAACAAGCTATAACTGTGGCAACACCTGCCTCTGATGAAACCATAAATGCGGCAAACATTGTCTCAGAACAAGCTATAACTGCGGTAACCCCTGCCTCTGATGAAACTATAAATGCAGCAAACACTGTCTCAGAACAAGCTATAACTGCGGCAACCCCTGCCTTTGAAGAAGCTATAAATGCAGCAAATACTGTCTCAGAACAAGCTATAACTGCAGCAACCCCTGCCTCTGATGAAACTATAAATGCGGCAAACACTGTCTCAGAACAAGCTATAACCTTGGCAACTCCTGCCTCTGATGAAACTATAAATGCAGCAATTGCTGTCTCAGAACAATCAACCA CTGTATCTGCCACAATGTTGATTCCAGAGAGTGAGACAACTGCTCTGGGCGCCAATGAAGGACTGATGCTGGTGAAGCGACAGGCTCTTGAAGATCCAGCAGATAATTGCCTTATCTACCGCTATGGCACCTTCAGTACCACCATCAATATTGTCC agGGCATTGAAAGCGTGGAAATCGTGCAAATATCGAATGTGGTGCCAGGTTCTGTGGCAGAGAtgcagcaaaatgctgtggatttcACGGTGACCTGTCAGGGAAG CTTCCCAAGTGAAATTTGCACTGTTGTCTTGGATGCAGACTGCATAAATCCTCAGCAAACTGACTGTAGTGAAGTGCTGCCTGCTGATGAATGTCAGCTTATCCTTCGCCAATTCTTCAACTCCTCTGGAACTTACTGCGTAAATGTCTCTATGACAAATGCAGTCAGCTTGGCTGTTGCTAGTGCCCGTGTTGATGTGAACCCAA GTGGGACACCTAATACGACTGAAGCATTGGTACTTGTTGGGATGTTGCTCATTGCAAGTATCATTGGAGCTGTAGCCATTACCTACAG GAAATACAAGGAATATGCTCCACTGCAGCAGGACCCTTCGAGGATTCATACTGAGTGGATCTCAGACAGGGCTGCTGTGAACATTTTCCTAAGAAATATGTTCGGTTGTCAACAGAGTAAAGTCAGCGAGAACAGCCCTCTGCTGCATGGGTGTGTCGTCTGA
- the pmela gene encoding premelanosome protein a isoform X1 encodes MWSDLLLLLTFIIYAAPMVASWSPNDGRRRNKENSSPRRVTGYRSWNSDLYPIWKAGDSRWHDCWKGGPISLEVNNDAPTLTGAKATFYINLKFPHNQTIQSDGEIVWAENCTLNGTQVTAGESVYPNDTWQNSDEVFPDGRPFPRIAKKKGSKFIFVWQTLGKYQQVVDGPSSLVAIDTADVPLGSYTMEVTVYHYRGRQKFIPIGKAYSQFTITDQILFSVEISQISDLNDADNSFIRNRAILFGIKLHDPSLYLKDADVSFSWNFGDGSGTLISRVHTVTHTYLSTGAFKPHVILQAAIPSTVCSTANPTIENSSPMISTVASDPTSPLPITGSSVVTPDLIVSSVNSEPTAREVTTGNTAPSQPATVEPVAVSTPVSDSPVPPSEQQPNIIPTSTGDPIPVPSSTISPVTPASDDAINAAIAVSEQAITAATPASDETINAANTVSEQAITAATPASDDAINAATPASDEAINAANTVSEQAITVATPASDETINAANIVSEQAITAVTPASDETINAANTVSEQAITAATPAFEEAINAANTVSEQAITAATPASDETINAANTVSEQAITLATPASDETINAAIAVSEQSTTVSATMLIPESETTALGANEGLMLVKRQALEDPADNCLIYRYGTFSTTINIVQGIESVEIVQISNVVPGSVAEMQQNAVDFTVTCQGSFPSEICTVVLDADCINPQQTDCSEVLPADECQLILRQFFNSSGTYCVNVSMTNAVSLAVASARVDVNPTAGGTPNTTEALVLVGMLLIASIIGAVAITYRKYKEYAPLQQDPSRIHTEWISDRAAVNIFLRNMFGCQQSKVSENSPLLHGCVV; translated from the exons aTGTGGAGCGATTTGCTGTTGCTCTTGACTTTCATCATTTATGCTGCTCCTATGGTTGCCAGCT GGTCTCCTAATGATGGACGCAGAAGGAACAAAGAGAACTCTTCTCCTAGACGGGTAACTGGCTACAGGTCCTGGAATTCTGACCTTTATCCAATTTGGAAGGCTGGGGACTCCAGGTGGCATGACTGTTGGAAag GAGGACCAATTTCACTTGAAGTTAACAATGATGCCCCCACCTTAACTGGTGCTAAAGCCACATTCTACATTAACTTGAAATTCCCTCATAATCAGACCATCCAGTCTGATGGAGAGATCGTTTGGGCTGAAAACTGTACTTTGAATG GTACACAAGTAACTGCTGGTGAGTCAGTGTATCCCAATGATACATGGCAGAACAGTGATGAGGTGTTTCCAGATGGAAGACCCTTTCCAAGGATTGCTAAGAAGAAAGGATCCAAATTTATCTTTGTGTGGCAAACACTGG GGAAGTACCAGCAGGTCGTGGATGGTCCTTCCTCTCTGGTGGCTATTGACACAGCAGATGTTCCATTAGGTTCTTATACCATGGAAGTAACTGTGTATCATTATCGTGGACGTCAGAAATTCATTCCAATTGGAAAAGCTTATTCGCAGTTTACAATCACAG ACCAGATTCTATTCTCTGTTGAGATTTCACAGATTAGTGATCTCAATGATGCTGACAACAGTTTCATACGGAACCGGGCCATCCTGTTTGGAATTAAACTCCACGACCCTAGCCTATATTTAAAAGATGCTGATGTCAGCTTCTCCTGGAATTTTGGAGATGGAAGTGGTACCCTAATTTCCCGGGtccatacagtgacacacacctacCTCTCAACAGGAGCATTCAAACCACATGTAATCCTCCAGGCTGCCATCCCATCAACTGTGTGCAGCACAGCCAATCCAACTATTGAGAATTCAAGTCCAATGATCTCAACTGTAGCTTCTGACCCCACATCACCTCTACCTATCACAGGATCCTCTGTtgtgacccctgatctgattgtttCCTCAGTAAATAGCGAGCCTACTGCACGGGAGGTTACTACAG GAAATACAGCTCCTTCTCAGCCAGCAACAGTTGAACCTGTAGCTGTATCTACTCCAGTGTCTGATTCCCCAGTACCACCTTCTGAGCAGCAGCCAAACATAATCCCCACTTCCACAGGAGACCCTATTCCAGTTCCTTCTTCCACCATCAGTCCTGTAACCCCTGCCTCCGATGATGCAATAAATGCCGCAATTGCTGTCTCAGAACAAGCTATAACTGCGGCAACCCCTGCCTCTGATGAAACTATAAATGCAGCAAACACTGTCTCAGAACAAGCTATAACTGCGGCAACCCCTGCCTCTGATGACGCTATAAATGCAGCAACCCCTGCCTCTGATGAAGCTATAAATGCGGCAAACACTGTCTCAGAACAAGCTATAACTGTGGCAACACCTGCCTCTGATGAAACCATAAATGCGGCAAACATTGTCTCAGAACAAGCTATAACTGCGGTAACCCCTGCCTCTGATGAAACTATAAATGCAGCAAACACTGTCTCAGAACAAGCTATAACTGCGGCAACCCCTGCCTTTGAAGAAGCTATAAATGCAGCAAATACTGTCTCAGAACAAGCTATAACTGCAGCAACCCCTGCCTCTGATGAAACTATAAATGCGGCAAACACTGTCTCAGAACAAGCTATAACCTTGGCAACTCCTGCCTCTGATGAAACTATAAATGCAGCAATTGCTGTCTCAGAACAATCAACCA CTGTATCTGCCACAATGTTGATTCCAGAGAGTGAGACAACTGCTCTGGGCGCCAATGAAGGACTGATGCTGGTGAAGCGACAGGCTCTTGAAGATCCAGCAGATAATTGCCTTATCTACCGCTATGGCACCTTCAGTACCACCATCAATATTGTCC agGGCATTGAAAGCGTGGAAATCGTGCAAATATCGAATGTGGTGCCAGGTTCTGTGGCAGAGAtgcagcaaaatgctgtggatttcACGGTGACCTGTCAGGGAAG CTTCCCAAGTGAAATTTGCACTGTTGTCTTGGATGCAGACTGCATAAATCCTCAGCAAACTGACTGTAGTGAAGTGCTGCCTGCTGATGAATGTCAGCTTATCCTTCGCCAATTCTTCAACTCCTCTGGAACTTACTGCGTAAATGTCTCTATGACAAATGCAGTCAGCTTGGCTGTTGCTAGTGCCCGTGTTGATGTGAACCCAA CTGCAGGTGGGACACCTAATACGACTGAAGCATTGGTACTTGTTGGGATGTTGCTCATTGCAAGTATCATTGGAGCTGTAGCCATTACCTACAG GAAATACAAGGAATATGCTCCACTGCAGCAGGACCCTTCGAGGATTCATACTGAGTGGATCTCAGACAGGGCTGCTGTGAACATTTTCCTAAGAAATATGTTCGGTTGTCAACAGAGTAAAGTCAGCGAGAACAGCCCTCTGCTGCATGGGTGTGTCGTCTGA